The window TCCATCCCTTCCAAGTCCAACGGCTCCTTGAACGAAATCGTCACGATTCCTTTCGTGACTTCTATATCATAATCGACGGTTTCAGGAACAATTACGTCGACCAAATCATTCGGGGATTCCTTCATTGCTTGCAATGCGCTTTCCACATCATCGAACGGGATGCCGCCGCTCGGCACAAGATACGTGGCCCCTGTTGGCATCGAGTATTTATAATACGGAAGCGGGCGCTTCCCGGCTGTCAAAGGAATCGGCTCTTTCGTCCCTACTTGGTCAAAAGTGGCTGGATTTCCCTTTTCATCGATCGTATTTAGCCGCTGATGATCGGTAAACGTTTCAATCACTGTATTGTTATACACTTCTAATGCGGAGGAAGACATGTCATATCCATGATCCGGCGGCACTTGGTGATTGATATCATCGACTGCATCAATGATCCCGCCGATATACGGATGATAATCATCGAATCCAAGCTCTTCTTCCGGAATCTCCGAAGCATATCGATTGTATATTCTGACGCTATCCTGTTCGCCGCCCGGAAAGTCTTGGGCAAAGCGCTCTTCAGAAATCAAAAACGTGATAGGGATGACATGGGCCTCATGTGTTAACCCAATTCGGAATGGATGGTAACCCGCCAATTCATCGGCCAACACAATATGGCTTTGGGCCGCCATGTCGAGTGAAGAGATGGCAGCGGACTCTGCCTGCTCCGAGCTGGAGGCGTCCATCGCCTTCTCCTGCGAGTTGTCCTCAAATGTTCTCATCTTCATATTTTGCGACTCAGCTGCCTCGTCGTTCATCGCCCCCTCTTCATTGCGGAGCATGGATGGGATGAGTAAACTAAGAACGAGAACAGCTGCAACGGTTACTACCGCGGGCATCCATTTAACGAGAGACTTTCGACGGTTCGGGAGGGACCTTTCGCTATGCTGCAATCTTTCATCTTTCCGTAAACGATCCAGGATTTCAGACTTGGAACGTTGATCTTGGACATCCGGCATGCTGTCCAGCAACTTTTCAATCTTGCCTTCATCCCATTTCTCTTCAGTCATTCGGTCTCCTCCCTTCTGCCGAACGGGCATGTAATTTCTTTTGCAACGCCTTGATGGCACGATGCTGTGTTGTTTTCACTTTCCCTTCCGTCCAGCCGAGCGCTTCGGCCGTCTCTGCTATGGATAAGTCTTGAAAATACCGCATGACGACAACCATTTTCTGATCGCCTGTGCATGTGTCCAACGCTTGCAGCAGCTCCTTCATCTCATCATTCAGTGAGACGAGTTCATCTGGGAGGATGCCAGTGGATACGAGCTCGCTCTTTTCCCAGTCGAACTTATCGAATAAATGCTTTCTTCGGACAGCGGATTTCCTAAAATGATCGATTGCCACATTTTTCGCTATCGAAAAAAGCCAAGTCTTTTCAGAACTTTTCCCTTCAAATCCGGCATATGCCCTAAGTACCCTCACATATACCTCATGCATCAGATCCTCGGCTTGATCACGGTCGCCCGTCAAATAGATGAGGAATTTGAACACATCGTGATGGTATTCATCATAAAGCCGGTGGAAAACGGAGTCGTTCATCCAATCCCCCCGTTCAATGGATTAGTCGTTTATCAATTAAAAATGTTACATTCTTTTCAACGGCAGACGGCAAGTGAATACTGTCCCTTTTTCATCTCCGCGCCGTGCCGAAATGGCTCCGCCGTGGGAATCGATAATATTTTTAGCAATTGCCAGGCCAAGACCCGTCCCGCCTTTTTTCCGGGTTCTCGCCTTGTCCGCCTTGTAAAACCGTTCAAATATGAAAGGCAAATCCTCTTCCGGTATTCCGATTCCCGTATCGGATACTGTGATTTCAACCGCATCCGTCTTTTTAGCAATGCCGAGATCGACATTTCCGCCTTCGGGAGTGTGCCGGACCGCATTGTCGATCAAGTTCGTGAATACCTGCTCTAGCCGATCCGCATCGACGTGGAGGATGATATCGTCCTCTTCCGGATATTGGAAAGTCAATTCAACATGGGCATCCCGTGCAATTTGCGAGAACTTATGCAGGACCCTGCCTAGGAACGGAATCATTGGGACATCTTCTTCATACAGTCGCATATTGCCGGATTCCATCCGGGCCAAATCGAGCAGGTCGGTGACGAGGCGTCCCATCCTCATCGACTCATCATGGATAATCTGAATCATCTCGTTGCGCTCTTCTTCATTTGCAATGACATCGTCCAGTATTGCTTCACTATACCCTTGCAGCATGGAAATCGGCGTCCTCAGTTCGTGGGATACGTTAGCGATGAAATCGGAACGCAGTTTATCCAATTTATGCTGTTCGGTCATGTCCCGAAAGACGACAACCGCGCCGCGGATGCTGTCTCCGCTATACAATGGACTGAGGGAGATCATATAAAATCGACCGCCGAGCTCCAATTCATCTTCCACTTCTTCTGCAAAGGTAACGACATGATCGAGCATATGGACGACTTCCGGTGGAATGGTATCATCCATTTTATCGTTTTTTGCGTACCAATTTTGAAGCATCCGCTCTGCTTGCGGATTGCGTAGCAAGATGGTGGCATCCCGATTGAACGTGATGACAGCGTCGGTCATCGATGTCAAAATGCTCGACAGCTGCTCTTTTTCCTGATTGATCAATTCCACATGGTATTTCAGCTGCCTCCCCATCTGGTTGAACGCAGTTGCCAGCTGGCCGATTTCATCATTTTGAAAAACCGGAATCCGCGTGTCGAAATTCCCTTTCGCCAGCTCTCCCGCCGCCTGCCGCAGCCCCCGCAACGGCGATGTAATGCGGGTCGACAGGAAAAACGCAAAAAAGGTCGTCAGGACAAACGCAATCAGTGCAGATAACAGGACGATATGTGTCGTCCGCTGGGTCGTTCGATGAACTGCATCCATGTTCTGGTAAATGATGACCGAACCGACTTGATCCTGTCCATCTTCAAAAGGAAATCCTAGAACAAAATATTGTTCCATCACATTCGTCTCTGAATTGGAAGGAAGAATCATCTCCTTCAACACGGGTTCTTTCACTTCTTCGTCAAGGGAGTACAAAGTGCGGTCTTCCAATATTTTCTTCTCGATTGGTTCCGTATTCAGCCCCGAATGGAAACTGTACTTCAATTCTCCACTCGGACTGACGATCATGGCACTTTTTTCATCATCAAGAATATCATGGATGATCATTTGCATGGAAGATTCGCTATCATGGTCCACTACGATTTTGGCAATCGTCGATGCTTCTCGCCACAACGAATCCTCCGCCTGCTTCGCATGGAAATTACTCAGGAATTCCAGAAGCAGGACAGTGACGATGAAGAGGACAAAGGAAACGAGAAGCAATATGGTGGCCCATAGCTTCCCGACGATTGAGTTCCATATTCTATTCATTGAACACGCTCCTTTACACTGTTTTATAGCTAAACCGCTGTTCTAATGCTTTTTTTATCAATATGTACCCGTATAATTTCACCAATTGGCACTTTATTAGTTACGAAAGAACCCTTCGCACTTTTGAGCCCGATTCTTTTGATTGTCCGTATTCAGTATACCTGATAACGCCCGACCATTCCGCATTTTTCTATAATTAAAGTCTATCTTCCTATGATGGCAATAAAAAAGAGGGGCAAAAGCTAAAAACGGCTCACGCAAGGTGAGCCGCTTTAAAACCTATATCCCATTTTAGAACCGTCAACGGTTTCATTATTCTTGCGGGACCTCGAACTTATATCCGACTCCCCATACTGTCACAATCATTTTAGCCGCCTGATCGGAGACGCGGCTCAATTTTTCACGCAACCGTTTGACGTGGGTGTCAACGGTCCGTAGATCACCGAAAAACTCATAGTGCCAGACTTCTTTCAATAGTTGTTCCCGATCGAACACTTTATCCGGAGATTTCGCCAGGAAATAGAGAAGTTCGTATTCCTTCGGCGTCAGGTTCACCTCTTTCCCTTCCGCAGTCACGCGGTGTGCATCGTGGTCGATCGTCAATTGCGGGAAGACGACCAAGTCTTTCGATGCAGACGAAGCGACAGCGCCCGGGAAGGCCACGGATCTTCTGAGGATCGCCTTGACGCGCAACACGACTTCCCTCGGGCTGAACGGTTTCACGATGTAATCATCCGCCCCCGATTCGAATCCGGATACTCGGTCCGACTCCTCTCCTTTAGCTGTCAATAAAATAACCGGTGTCATGATTTTCTTCTCACGCAGTTCCTGTAACACTTCCATCCCGTCTTTTTCGGGCATCATGACATCCAGCAAGATGCAGTCATATTGTTGAGCCAACGCTTTTTCCAGCGCCTCCGACCCGTTCATTGCCTCGTCAATTTCATACCCTTCACGGGTTAAATACATATTCAACAAACGAAGAATCCGTTCCTCATCATCCACCACTAACAACTTCACTTTTTCTTCCATCATTCCATAGCCCCTTTCCATAATATCCGACCAACCCTAACAAACTTTTCTATTTCCATTGTACAAGTCGCTTTCTAAAAAGGCACGCTATAACTGAAACTGCCTTCCTGGCAATCGAAAAAAAGAAAAGGACTGCCCCATCGTGAAACAAAGGGGCAGTCCTGGTCAATCTTTATGCGTATGAATGCAGACCCGCAATGATTAAGTTGACGGCAATCAGATTGAACATAATGATGATGAATCCGATGACCGCAAGCCAAGCGGACTTTTCCCCTTCCCATCCGCGAGAGAGCCGCAGATGAAGGAATGCCGCGTAAAACAACCAGGTGATCAATGCCCATACTTCTTTTGGATCCCAACCCCAGAATCTGGCCCACGCTTCATGTGCCCAGATCATCGCAAAGATGAGTGCGCCGAGCGTAAAGACCGGGAATCCGATCAACACCGAACGGTAGCCGATCTCATCCATCAACTGCAAATTCGCCTTGCGCGCAAACGGCTGGAATAGCATGGCAATCGGCTTCCGGAGAATTAGCCGGAGAAGAATATACAAAACAGTCCCAATTGCAAATGACCACACGAACGTCGTCAATGTCTTCGCATTGATGACAGGAGGCAGTTCAGCCCATGGCGTCATTGCGTCCGGTGTCAGCGCTTCGTATTCATTCATGCCGAAGAGCGGCGGGTAATTGTATGTGATTTTGGCCGGCTGTTCATTTTTGTCGATATAGCTGAAATCCGCTTCATACCCCATGAGTTTGAAAGTCGATGCTGATAGGACAAAACCGATGACAATCACTATGACGAACATGACTGCCTCGAGCCAGAACCGCTGTTTTGACTTTTTCGTCATATCGACATTCTTCATTAAATATATCAATCCGGCAACCGCACTGATGGCCAGGATCGATTCACCGAGCGCTGCCGTGATGACGTGAATTGTCAACCAATGACTTTGCAAGGCGGGAATGAGCGGCGTCACTTCTTTCGGGAACATGCTCGCATACGCGATGATCAACAACGCGATCGGCAATGCGAAAAGCCCCAAAGAAGGCGTGCGGTATAAGAAAAATATGAGGATGAACGCACCGACGAGCATCATGCCGAAAGCGGTCGTGAATTCGAACATATTACTGACAGGCGCATGTCCCGACGCAATCCATCTTGTTATAAAATAACCGATATGTGTAATGAACCCGATGATGGTGATCACAATACCGATCTGGCCCCATCGATTATTTTTATACGACGATTCCGATTTCGCACCTTTTACCGCTCCGCCAAAAAAAGCGGTCGCAATCAAATAGGCAACGAAGGAAATTTCCAGGAGCGTCGCACTGATATTCGCTAAACCCATTACAGCGTATCCCCTTCCTCTTCACCTTTGGCCTCTTTGTCTTGCCGATCTGCATAGGCCGGCAACTCCGATACCTCTTTCACTTTGTCCAAATCCTTCTTCAACGAGAACCAGTTTTTATTCGTATGAGCGGCAACGAGCATCTTTCCATCCGCTCCTTTTTGCACCCAAATCCTTCTATGGTTCCAGTAGGATCCTTGGATGACACCGATCATGAAGATGATGCCCCCTAGCAGGAGGATCGGCAAAGTCTTGTCTTTCCGAATCGTTAACCCGGACTTATCCCGTGTTTCAACTCCACGGAAGCTGACTTTGTAATCATTCTCTTCCACTTCAAACGTATTCCGGATGGCGACAAAACTTCTTTCGCCTTGTGGGTTTGCAGGCGTGACCATATTGAAAATGAAGGCCGGATTATTCGGAGCCGGGGATTTTGAAACGAGTTCTCCATCTTTGACGCCGTCATAATCAGGATAATATTCAAGCAAGTCCACACGTGTATCCTTTGCAAGTTCATAGGTGCGTTCCGGGTTTTCAAGATCTACTGTAAATTCGCCGAGTGATTTGTCGCTTGCTTTCTCTGTCAGTTGAAAGGTCATGGATTTTAACTCATCCAAGCCGTAGGACATTTGGAAAACACTATAGCCATCGAATTTCAATGGTTTGTTTACAGCAATCGAATAATCGGTCATTTTTTCAAGCTGATCCGCTTGTCCAGGCAAGGAACCTTCCGCCTGCTTGTACAACGTCACATCCGTTTGGTAGGTTTTCACGATGCTGCCTACCCGGTCCAGCGCTTCGCCGAATACCGCATCCGCTTCTTCTTTTGAGTAGTTTTCCACAATGAATTCATTATTCTCTAAATAATACCCGTCTGCGCCCTTGATAGGACGAACTTCTCCTTCGCGGATCCACATCGTTTCATCGACATAAAACCCTGGAAGGCCGCGCAATAGGACACCAAACAAGAAAATGATCAAGCCAGTATGATTGACATACGGACCCCAGCGGGAAAAGCGGTTTTTCTCCGCAAGTATAGCACCGTCCTCCGTTTTTACGTTATAACGGAGCTCTTTCAGTTTCTCTTCCGCTTTCTGCAAAGAATCATCCGGATCGGCCACAGCGCCTTCCCCGAAAATACGCTGTACTTTCATGAAGGAGGTATGGCGCTTCGTCCGCTGTCTTTTTAATGATTTGTACAGCGGTACAACCCGGTCCACACTAGCAATAATGATGGAGATTCCGAGCATGCCGATCAGCACCTTGAACCACCAGCTGCTGTACATATCGTGAAAACCGAATTGATAATAGATCTTGCCGAAAAAACCGTAAACCCGTTCATAATAAGCCGCTACTTCGACTTCTGAACCTTGATCGACTGGGATATAATCTTTCTGCGGAAAGATCGTTCCAATGGCAGAAGTGGATAAAACTGCGATGATGATGCCGATGCCGACTTTAACACTTGAAAAGAAGTTCCATATTTTATCCACGATGGACCTTTTATACGTCTGGGACCTTCTTGCCGCCCCTTCATACCGCATGTCGACGAGTTCACTTTTTTTCGTCTCTTCCGTCTGAGGTCTCCCACATCGCTCACAAAGCACTGTGCCAAATGGATTTTCATGACCGCACTGGCATTTGATTTTGCTCATATTGAAATAGACTCCTTACTTCGGTTGAATGCGTTCCATGAATGACCGGATCACTTCTTCGCTCATTCCTCTTTTTTCGATATGGACGATTTTCCCGTCTTTATCAATTAATACAGTCGTTGGCAATGGTCCAATATTATAGACTTCCATGACGCTTTTGTTCTTGTCGATCGCAATTGGGAATGTCAACCCGTATTGATCTCGGAATGACTCGACTTTCAATACCGGTTCCGCAATATCCACTGCCAAGATTTGGACACCTTTGTCTTTAAAGTCCTGATATTGCTTTTCCATATGAGGCATTTCCTCTTTGCACGGCGGACACCAAGTTCCCCAGAAATTCAGGAATACCCCTTGGCCTTTATAATCGGACAGGCGATGCTTATTACCATCCAAGTCGACAAGCTCGAAATCCGGAGCCTTGTCCCCGATTGCCAAGACTTCCACCTTCTCTTTCGAGGCTATTGAATAGATGACTGCCGAAACGAGCACTAGTAGAACAATCGTCCTGATGATTAGACGTTTTCTTTTTTTATCCATCATCGACATACCCGTCTCCTCCTATTGAAAAATAAGTTCCGTATACCATTATAACAAAATGATCGCCTCGGAATCCGGACATTCATGAAAGGATTGTGAACGTTTGCGTTTGAGGAAATAATTAACTTATAAATCACATTCATGTTAACCGGCCGAATCCGGGAGAGTTATCCGATTTTTCCTGTTTCGGCCAAAACACGCAACTGCTTCACCTCATGCGTCGTCAGCTGGCGGGACTCCCCGGCATTCAAGCCGTGCGTCGTCAGCATGGCGAACGACTCCCTGCGCAGTTTTAAAACCGGGTGGCCGATTGCATCGAACATCCGGCGCACTTGACGGTTCCGACCTTCATGAATCGTAATTTCGATGAGCGCCGTTCCGGCCTTCTTATCGACAGTCTGCATTTTTACATGGGCAGGCGCCGTCTTGCCGTCCTCCAGCTCAATTCCTCGTTCCAATTTGCGCAACGATTCCCGGGTCGGAATTCCTTTCACTTTTGCAATATACTTTTTCTTGATGCCGAATTTCGGATGAGTCATCAAATAAGAAAAATCACCATCATTTGTCAAAATAATAATACCTGACGTATCATAATCCAGACGCCCGACCGGGAAAATCCGCTCCTCGACTTCCGGAAAAAGATCCAGCACGGTTTTTCGGCCTTTTTCATCATGGACCGTCGAAATGAAGCCGCGCGGTTTATAAAGTAGATAATAGACAAAGTTTTCTTTGACGAGTTCCACGCCTTCTACTTCCACCCGATCCGAATTCGTTACTTTCGTTCCGAGTTCCGTAACTTTGACGCCATTCACTTTCACTTTTCCATCCAATATCAATTGCTCAGATTTTCTTCGTGATGCTACGCCCGCTTGCGCCAGCACTTTCTGTAGTCTTTCCAACTGAGTCACCCCGTCCTTCATACTGAAAAAAATTATGTCACACTTTGCGTAAAATGAAAAGAAGACCGACCTGAATCCCGTCGTCTTCCTTTCCTTTGGACCTTATTCGATTGTCAACGCTTCTGCCGGATAATCACATCGGTAGCTACGATCGGTTCATTGTCGAAAGACACAGTCCATATACCCGTGGCGGTCGGACGTTTGCCGCGTGGAATCTGGACCAGATTCGACAGTTTTGCCTGCTCCCCTTTTTTCATCAGTAGCTCGATCGGTTCCTCCAATTCCGCTTGTACACCCGGGAAGATTTTATAGACACCCTTTTTGGCGATGGTGACCCGTTTATATGTCGAAAACGCCTTGTCGGCCAAATCCAGATGGGTGGTCCAATCATCCGGATCATTCAATGTCACAACGATGATTTTTTTTCGATCTTTCTCGAAATAGGTGGCCAATGTCCGGCCGGCCGCCTTCGTGAAGCCCGTCTTACCGGCAACCGCTGTCGGCTCGGAATGGAGCAGCCGATGTTTGTTCTGCCAATGGTACGTATTCTCCTCGTTCTGGTACACATGCTTCTTCGTAGTAGCGATTTCACGGAACGTTTCATTTTCCATCGCGTAGCGCAGCATCAGTCCTGTTTCATACGCAGTGGAAAGATGCTGTTCATTATGCAGGCCGGAAGGGTTCGTAAATACGGTCCGATCCAACCCGTGGAGAATCGCTTTCTCCTGCATCAGCTGGACAAACCCCTCTACCGAACCACCGGCATGTTCCGCCAACGCATGCGCGGCATCATTTCCCGAACGCAGCATCAGCCCGTAGAGCAACGTCTTATCCTGGACGGCCGTCCCACTTTTTAAATAAATGGAGGAGCCTTCCGATGAAGCTGCCGCCGGTGATATGGTGATTTCACCCGACTCTACGCCGCTTTCGAGATACGTGAACGCGGTCCAGATTTTCGTCAAACTGGCAATCGGCAATGGCGTGTCTTCATTGCGCCCATCCAGCAGGCGTCCCGTTTCCGCATCGATAACCGCATACGCTTGCGCAGCCGATGCATCCACAGGCTTGCCCAGCATGAACCAGGCGAAACATACGGTCAACAGAAGTGCCCGTTTCAAAAATCGGTCTCTCCTTCCTCTTCCATCGAGAATGCTTCTTGGAACTTGCTCATGAACAGATCGGCATCTTCCGTTTCCTCTTCCTCCCCTTGCAAAAGCGGCGGAAGATCGGCAATCGAACGTAGGCCGAACCGGTCCAGGAACAGATCTGTCGTTCCATAAAGGATTGCCCGCCCGGTTCCTTCCGAGCGCCCTTTCTCCATAATATATCCTTTGGCGATCAATGTATGAATCGGACCTTCCGATTTGACGCCCCGCAAGTCGTCGATTTCCACACGCGTCACCGGTTGCTTATACGCAATGATGGCCAGCACTTCCAAGGAAGCCTGTGTCATCGATTTAGGGGAAGGATTTTCGAGCAACCGCTTCATATCATCGGCAAATTCCGCTTTCGTGACGAGCCGATAGGCACCGCCGAATATTCTCAGCGTAATGCCGCTATCCGGACGTTCTTCATAGCTTGCATGCAAGCTCTCCAATGCCCGCTCGATTTCTTCCTCTCTCCGATCGGTCAAAACCGTTAACTGGGAACGGGTCAATCCTTCATCCCCCATTAAAAATAAAAAGCTTTCCACCATACCAACTAATCGATCTTCCACGTCCATTTTCAAACATCCTCCCGGCGGACCGACACCGTCAGCCTGTCAAAATTCTGCTGCTGTTCCACAATGACATCCCTTCTTTTCATCAGTTCCAATAATGACAAAAAGGTGAGGACCAATCCAGGTGCATCCCCTTCCTCGAACAGGGTATGGAAATCACAACGGCCTCCCCTCGTTTCCAAGGTCGCCATGATGTCATCCATCTTCTCACTGACAGATTTCTCGTTTCTTGTTATACTGGCCGTACGAGGCGCCCGCAATCTTTTACGTTCCAGCATTTTCTGGAAAGCCCCGATCAGGTCGAAGACGTTTAATTGTTCCTCGGATTCGCCAATACTAATTTCACCAAGCGCCGACAAATCTTCGGGCGGTTTCGTGAAATGGCCAGAACGTTCCTCCGCGGACTCTTTCAAGCTGATGGCCGCCTCTTTATATTTGCGGTATTCGATCAATCGAGCTACCAATTCATCGCGGGGATCGGGTTCCATTTCAAAATCGAACTCTCCATCAGGTTCCTCCCCTTCATGGACCGGCAGCAACATCTTGCTCTTAATCTCGATCAATGTTGCCGCAAGTACAAGATATTCGCTCAGTTCGT is drawn from Sporosarcina sp. FSL W7-1349 and contains these coding sequences:
- the resA gene encoding thiol-disulfide oxidoreductase ResA, coding for MDKKRKRLIIRTIVLLVLVSAVIYSIASKEKVEVLAIGDKAPDFELVDLDGNKHRLSDYKGQGVFLNFWGTWCPPCKEEMPHMEKQYQDFKDKGVQILAVDIAEPVLKVESFRDQYGLTFPIAIDKNKSVMEVYNIGPLPTTVLIDKDGKIVHIEKRGMSEEVIRSFMERIQPK
- a CDS encoding D-alanyl-D-alanine carboxypeptidase family protein translates to MKRALLLTVCFAWFMLGKPVDASAAQAYAVIDAETGRLLDGRNEDTPLPIASLTKIWTAFTYLESGVESGEITISPAAASSEGSSIYLKSGTAVQDKTLLYGLMLRSGNDAAHALAEHAGGSVEGFVQLMQEKAILHGLDRTVFTNPSGLHNEQHLSTAYETGLMLRYAMENETFREIATTKKHVYQNEENTYHWQNKHRLLHSEPTAVAGKTGFTKAAGRTLATYFEKDRKKIIVVTLNDPDDWTTHLDLADKAFSTYKRVTIAKKGVYKIFPGVQAELEEPIELLMKKGEQAKLSNLVQIPRGKRPTATGIWTVSFDNEPIVATDVIIRQKR
- the resB gene encoding cytochrome c biogenesis protein ResB, which translates into the protein MSKIKCQCGHENPFGTVLCERCGRPQTEETKKSELVDMRYEGAARRSQTYKRSIVDKIWNFFSSVKVGIGIIIAVLSTSAIGTIFPQKDYIPVDQGSEVEVAAYYERVYGFFGKIYYQFGFHDMYSSWWFKVLIGMLGISIIIASVDRVVPLYKSLKRQRTKRHTSFMKVQRIFGEGAVADPDDSLQKAEEKLKELRYNVKTEDGAILAEKNRFSRWGPYVNHTGLIIFLFGVLLRGLPGFYVDETMWIREGEVRPIKGADGYYLENNEFIVENYSKEEADAVFGEALDRVGSIVKTYQTDVTLYKQAEGSLPGQADQLEKMTDYSIAVNKPLKFDGYSVFQMSYGLDELKSMTFQLTEKASDKSLGEFTVDLENPERTYELAKDTRVDLLEYYPDYDGVKDGELVSKSPAPNNPAFIFNMVTPANPQGERSFVAIRNTFEVEENDYKVSFRGVETRDKSGLTIRKDKTLPILLLGGIIFMIGVIQGSYWNHRRIWVQKGADGKMLVAAHTNKNWFSLKKDLDKVKEVSELPAYADRQDKEAKGEEEGDTL
- the ccsB gene encoding c-type cytochrome biogenesis protein CcsB; translated protein: MGLANISATLLEISFVAYLIATAFFGGAVKGAKSESSYKNNRWGQIGIVITIIGFITHIGYFITRWIASGHAPVSNMFEFTTAFGMMLVGAFILIFFLYRTPSLGLFALPIALLIIAYASMFPKEVTPLIPALQSHWLTIHVITAALGESILAISAVAGLIYLMKNVDMTKKSKQRFWLEAVMFVIVIVIGFVLSASTFKLMGYEADFSYIDKNEQPAKITYNYPPLFGMNEYEALTPDAMTPWAELPPVINAKTLTTFVWSFAIGTVLYILLRLILRKPIAMLFQPFARKANLQLMDEIGYRSVLIGFPVFTLGALIFAMIWAHEAWARFWGWDPKEVWALITWLFYAAFLHLRLSRGWEGEKSAWLAVIGFIIIMFNLIAVNLIIAGLHSYA
- the sigX gene encoding RNA polymerase sigma factor SigX: MNDSVFHRLYDEYHHDVFKFLIYLTGDRDQAEDLMHEVYVRVLRAYAGFEGKSSEKTWLFSIAKNVAIDHFRKSAVRRKHLFDKFDWEKSELVSTGILPDELVSLNDEMKELLQALDTCTGDQKMVVVMRYFQDLSIAETAEALGWTEGKVKTTQHRAIKALQKKLHARSAEGRRPND
- a CDS encoding response regulator transcription factor, with the translated sequence MEEKVKLLVVDDEERILRLLNMYLTREGYEIDEAMNGSEALEKALAQQYDCILLDVMMPEKDGMEVLQELREKKIMTPVILLTAKGEESDRVSGFESGADDYIVKPFSPREVVLRVKAILRRSVAFPGAVASSASKDLVVFPQLTIDHDAHRVTAEGKEVNLTPKEYELLYFLAKSPDKVFDREQLLKEVWHYEFFGDLRTVDTHVKRLREKLSRVSDQAAKMIVTVWGVGYKFEVPQE
- a CDS encoding ATP-binding protein is translated as MNRIWNSIVGKLWATILLLVSFVLFIVTVLLLEFLSNFHAKQAEDSLWREASTIAKIVVDHDSESSMQMIIHDILDDEKSAMIVSPSGELKYSFHSGLNTEPIEKKILEDRTLYSLDEEVKEPVLKEMILPSNSETNVMEQYFVLGFPFEDGQDQVGSVIIYQNMDAVHRTTQRTTHIVLLSALIAFVLTTFFAFFLSTRITSPLRGLRQAAGELAKGNFDTRIPVFQNDEIGQLATAFNQMGRQLKYHVELINQEKEQLSSILTSMTDAVITFNRDATILLRNPQAERMLQNWYAKNDKMDDTIPPEVVHMLDHVVTFAEEVEDELELGGRFYMISLSPLYSGDSIRGAVVVFRDMTEQHKLDKLRSDFIANVSHELRTPISMLQGYSEAILDDVIANEEERNEMIQIIHDESMRMGRLVTDLLDLARMESGNMRLYEEDVPMIPFLGRVLHKFSQIARDAHVELTFQYPEEDDIILHVDADRLEQVFTNLIDNAVRHTPEGGNVDLGIAKKTDAVEITVSDTGIGIPEEDLPFIFERFYKADKARTRKKGGTGLGLAIAKNIIDSHGGAISARRGDEKGTVFTCRLPLKRM
- a CDS encoding pseudouridine synthase — protein: MERLQKVLAQAGVASRRKSEQLILDGKVKVNGVKVTELGTKVTNSDRVEVEGVELVKENFVYYLLYKPRGFISTVHDEKGRKTVLDLFPEVEERIFPVGRLDYDTSGIIILTNDGDFSYLMTHPKFGIKKKYIAKVKGIPTRESLRKLERGIELEDGKTAPAHVKMQTVDKKAGTALIEITIHEGRNRQVRRMFDAIGHPVLKLRRESFAMLTTHGLNAGESRQLTTHEVKQLRVLAETGKIG
- a CDS encoding segregation/condensation protein A, whose protein sequence is MSYKVKLEVFEGPLDLLLHLINRLEIDIYDIPMAELTAQYIEHLHAMRVLQLDELSEYLVLAATLIEIKSKMLLPVHEGEEPDGEFDFEMEPDPRDELVARLIEYRKYKEAAISLKESAEERSGHFTKPPEDLSALGEISIGESEEQLNVFDLIGAFQKMLERKRLRAPRTASITRNEKSVSEKMDDIMATLETRGGRCDFHTLFEEGDAPGLVLTFLSLLELMKRRDVIVEQQQNFDRLTVSVRREDV
- the scpB gene encoding SMC-Scp complex subunit ScpB; the protein is MDVEDRLVGMVESFLFLMGDEGLTRSQLTVLTDRREEEIERALESLHASYEERPDSGITLRIFGGAYRLVTKAEFADDMKRLLENPSPKSMTQASLEVLAIIAYKQPVTRVEIDDLRGVKSEGPIHTLIAKGYIMEKGRSEGTGRAILYGTTDLFLDRFGLRSIADLPPLLQGEEEETEDADLFMSKFQEAFSMEEEGETDF